A single window of Colletotrichum higginsianum IMI 349063 chromosome 8, whole genome shotgun sequence DNA harbors:
- a CDS encoding Cytochrome P450: MAPISHFLPPATSLSGVALLALGSGVLLYLISRAFYSIPYPKGMALVGEPPGATRFSLRTYWRYYTDCRGLFREAYDNYSKKGKPVVIPGLGFRHEVIMPMNSMRWVQTYPETALDLGKAFAEVDQVEWALGHDRYVDDAWHGVLVRTELNAVLENICASLNDELGVAFDKWFGTDPEWKEIDLFESVKMVVAQAASRFTIGPGICRNEEYLNLSIDIVNQLIMNAGATGGSPRVLRPVVGTLVNLTLHSKVNRLKKMFQPIWEERVEILKHDRDDPDHVEPQDHLQMMARYAKEHRPEEFNDIDMMTRRLIAANFGSMHQTSLQVTNMLLNILGSDAEFNTIAALRDEVDRVLHADGDGNWTKAKVNRMVKADSVARETLRLNSFGGRAVFRKVMVDGIKTPDGQGLPKGTLISFLGQPAQTDGEVIEDPLKYDPFRFSRMREDAAARDEKAPAVSFVTTSPEYLPFGHGKHACPGRFLIDFELKMIIAYLLGHYDVEFPAEYNGKRPENYWLTEACFPPDGARVRIRRKKNADGK, from the exons ATGGCGCCCATATCGCACTTCTTGCCCCCCGCCACGAGCTTGTCAGGCGTCGCCCTGCTGGCCTTGGGCTCTGGTGTTCTTTTGTACCTCATCAGTCGGGCTTTCTACTCCATCCCGTACCCCAAGGGAATGGCGCTCGTGGGCGAGCCCCCAGGGGCCACGCGATTCAGTCTTCGCACGTATTGGCGGTACTACACAGACTGCCGCGGATTGTTTCGGGAGGCCTACGATAAC TACTCGAAGAAGGGCAAGCCGGTGGTCATTCCCGGGCTCGGCTTCCGCCACGAGGTCATCATGCCTATGAATTCCATGCGCTGGGTACAGACTTATCCCGAAACGGCGCTCGACTTGGGCAAAGCGTTCGCCGAGGTCGATCAGGTGGAGTGGGCACTGGGCCACGATCGCTACGTCGATGACGCATGGCATGGGGTCCTTGTGCGGACGGAGCTCAACGCCGTGTTGGAGAACATCTGCGCCAGCTTGAACGATGAGCTCGGGGTCGCATTCGACAAATGGTTCGGGACCGATCCCGAGTGGAAGGAGATCGACCTGTTCGAGTCCGTGAAAATGGTTGTGGCCCAGGCAGCCAGCCGCTTCACCATCGGTCCCGGGATTT GCCGGAACGAAGAATACCTGAACCTGTCGATCGACATAGTCAACCAGCTCATAATGAACGCAGGCGCTACGGGGGGCAGCCCTCGCGTCCTGCGGCCCGTAGTCGGCACCTTGGTCAATCTCACACTGCACAGCAAGGTCAACAGGCTCAAGAAGATGTTCCAGCCGATCTGGGAGGAGCGCGTCGAGATCCTCAAGCACGACAGAGACGACCCGGACCACGTCGAGCCGCAAGACCACCTACAGATGATGGCCCGCTACGCCAAGGAGCACCGTCCGGAGGAGTTCAACGACATCGACATGATGACGCGGcgcctcatcgccgccaacttCGGCTCCATGCACCAGACCTCCCTCCAGGTCACCAACATGCTGCTCAACATCCTGGGCTCCGACGCCGAGTTcaacaccatcgccgccctcagggacgaggtcgaccgcGTGCTGCACGCCGACGGGGACGGCAACTGGACAAAGGCCAAGGTCAACCGGATGGTCAAGGCGGACAGCGTCGCGCGCGAGACGCTGCGGCTCAACTCGTTTGGCGGGCGCGCCGTGTTCCGGAAGGTCATGGTCGACGGCATCAAGACGCCGGACGGCCAGGGGCTGCCCAAGGGCACCCTCATCTCCTTCCTCGGCCAGCCGGCGCAGACGGACGGCGAGGTAATCGAGGATCCCCTCAAATACGACCCGTTCCGCTTCTCCCGCATGcgcgaggacgccgccgccagggaCGAGAAGGCGCCCGCCGTCTCCTTCGTCACGACGAGCCCCGAGTACCTGCCCTTCGGCCACGGCAAGCACGCGTGCCCCGGCCGGTTCCTCATCGACTTTGAGCTCAAGATGATCATTGCCTATTTGCTGGGGCACTACGACGTGGAGTTCCCCGCCGAGTACAACGGCAAGCGGCCGGAGAACTACTGGCTGACCGAGGCCTGCTTTCCGCCAGATGGGGCGAGGGTCCGCATACGGAGAAAGAAGAATGCCGACGGCAAATAG
- a CDS encoding Glycosyl hydrolase family 61: MGHLSPSSLLLALAATVSAHGHVNWLVADGVAYRGWDSPAFTYSPPAGPVVGWKIDQPDNGFVEPANFGTNDIICHKNGVPAGGHATVPAGTKIQLVWDTWPDSHKGPVIDYLAKCSGDCETVDKTSLNFFKIGAGGLIDMSLPSGNWAADRLIANGFTWTVQIPPTLAPGNYVLRHEILALHSGGNPNGAQAYPQCFNIKVTGGGSLAPAGVKGTALYKADGPGVLFNLYTSPLVYQMPGPTLVAGLPSTVAQSTARPTATSSATPPGATGGSGGGSPSTTLRTTTVPVPATTTRAATVSTTTSAGGGGGGTVPKFGQCGGQGWTGLTTCAAGSTCQALNPFYSQCV, encoded by the coding sequence ATGGGCCATCTCAGCCCTTCCTCCCTGCTCctggcgttggcggccaCCGTCTCGGCCCACGGCCACGTGAACTGGCTCGTTGCAGATGGCGTCGCCTACCGCGGCTGGGATTCGCCCGCCTTCACCTACTCACCCCCCGCgggccccgtcgtcggctggaAGATCGACCAACCCGACAACGGGTTCGTCGAGCCCGCCAACTTCGGCACGAACGACATCATCTGCCACAAGAACGGCGtccccgccggcggccacgccACCGTCCCCGCCGGGACCAAGATCCAGCTCGTCTGGGACACCTGGCCCGACTCGCACAAGGGCCCCGTCATCGACTACCTCGCCAAGTGCAGCGGCGACTGCGAGACGGTCGACAAGACGTCGCTCAACTTCTTCAAgatcggcgctggcggcctcATCGACATGTCGCTGCCGAGCGGCAACTGGGCCGCCGACAGGCTCATCGCCAACGGCTTCACCTGGACCGTCCAGATCCCGCCCACCCTCGCCCCGGGCAACTACGTGCTCCGCCACGAGATCCTCGCGCTACACTCGGGCGGGAACCCCAACGGCGCCCAGGCGTACCCCCAGTGCTTCAACATCAAGGTCACGGGCGGTGGCTCCCTCGCCCCGGCCGGCGTCAAGGGCACGGCGCTGTACAAGGCCGACGGCCCGGGCGTCCTCTTCAACCTGTACACGAGCCCCCTCGTCTACCAGATGCCAGGCCCGACGCTGGTCGCGGGGCTCCCGTCGACCGTGGCGCAGAGCACCGCCCGGCCCACCGCGACGTCGAGCGCCACGCCGCCCGGGGCCACCGGGGGCAGCGGCGGGGGCAGTCCGTCGACGACCCTGCGGACGACTACGGTGCCGGTCCCGGCGACCACCACCAGGGCCGCAAcggtgtcgacgacgacgtctgcgggcggcggcggcggcggaaccGTGCCCAAGTTCGGCCAGTGCGGCGGCCAGGGGTGGACCGGCTTGACGACCTGCGCCGCGGGATCGACCTGCCAAGCTCTGAACCCCTTCTACTCTCAGTGCGTCTAG